CTACTGCGGGGGTGTCCCGGCGGTCCCGAACGACTTCCGGTACCGCTTCAGCTGGGCACCCCTCGGCGTCCTCAACGCGTTGCGCGCGCCCGCCCGTTACCTGGAGGACGGCGCCGAGGTCACCGCCGCCCGGCCCTGGGAGGCCACCCGGCCGCTCGTCCTGGCCGGGGAGACCTTCGAGGCGTACCCCAACCGGGACAGCGTCCCCTTCGTCGAGCAGTACGGACTCCCCGCCGCGTGGACGGCCCGCACGTTCGTGCGCGGCACGCTGCGCCTGGACGGCTGGCGCAAGGCGTGGGAGCCGGTCTTCGAGGAACTGCGCGCGGGCGACGACGAGCGCATCGCCGCCCTGGCCCGGGAACTGGCCGCGGCCCATCCGACCACGGCCGCCGACCGCGACCGCGTGGTGCTCTCGGTGTCCCTGACGGTCGAGGCCGCGGACCGCACCTGGAGCGGCGGCTACCTGCTCGACCTCGTCGGCGACGAGGAGGAGTCGGCGATGGCCCGCTGCGTCTCCCGGCCCCTCGCCCTCGGCGTCCGTCACATCCTCGACGGTTCCCTGCCGGCCGGTCTGAACCGGGCGGCGGAGACGGCCGCGCGATCGGCCCTGTGGCTGGCCGAACTCTCGGATGACGGAACGGACTTCGATTTCCGGCGGGATGCCTAGACGGCCCGGCGGGGCAGCCGGTCCGCGCGCGGCATCCCCCGGCCGGGCGGCTCAGTGGTGCTGTCCGATGCGGTCGACCACCTGGATGTCCTCCAGCGTCGTGGTCTCGTAGTAGTAGTTCACCTGCTTCCACTCGCCGTGCACCTTCTTCGCCGAACTGCCCTTCGTGCGCAGGCCCAGGTAGTCGTAGGTCCTGCGGTCGAAGACGAAGGTGAAGTTCGCCCGGGGGTGGGAGACGCCGACGGCCTTCCGGCCGGCCACGGTCGCGTCGTAGCGGTCGAGCCGGATGTGCGGGAGCTTCGACAGCGCCTCGAAGGCGGCGGCCTGCAGCTTCGGGGGCAGTACCCGTGGCCCCATCAGCAGCATGCACGCCTCGTCGAACGCGAACATGTCGGTATGCGTCGAGGGCTTCATCCCGCGCCTGAACGCGTCCAGCAGCGCGTCGGGGTCCGTCGGCATCCTCTGGAGTTCGGAGTAGACGGTCGGCGGCCAGCGCACCTCGTGCCTGCCGAGCGGCGGGTCGTGGTGGATCTTCCCGTTCTCCTGGCGCAGGGACGGCTTCGAGCCGTCCACCGACATCCAGCTCTCGTCGGTCCACGTCCGGGTCCTGCCGTCCTTCAGGTACGTGTGGACGACGTGGGTCCGGGTGTAGAAGTACTGGTCGTCGCGCGGGACGGGCAGGTCGCTGTTCGCGGTTCGGGAGCGGTCGGCGGCCTGCCGCAGCACCTCCGCGGCGCTGACCGTGTGCAGCACCGTGGTGCGGTGCGGTCCGCCGTCGCGTGTGACGACGACGGTCACGCCCGCGCCCGCCGCGACGGCACCGGCGAGCGCGGTGCGCAGCACCAGGCGGCGGTCCGGCCCGCCCGCGCGCGCCGTGCGGCCGCGGGACTCCCCGGTGATCGCGGTCTCCAGGCGGGCCCGGGCCGCCGCGCGGGCCCGGTCGGAGAGGCCCCCGGCGCCGGTGTCCCAGCCGCGCACCTGCGTCAGCTCATCCACGATCGGTCTCCTTCTGCGGTGCGTTCGAGGTGGGGTGGCCGGCCGCGGCGAGCGCCTTGCGCAGCCTGGTGCGGGCCCGGTGCAGACGGGAGCGCACGGTGCCGACGGGCACGCCCAGGGCCTGCGCCGCCTCCGCGTAGTCGAGTTCGCCCCAGGCGGTCACCAGCAGCACGTCCCGGTACCGGGCGGGCAGTCCGGCGAGGGCGCGGGCCAGGGCGGCGTGCGACCCGCCGCTGAGCCGTTCGGCGACCCCGTCCTCGGGACCGTCGTGTTCCGTGCCGGACGCCAGGGACGCCACCCGCGACAGCGCCCGCAACCGGCGGGCCTCGTCACGGCGGTGACGTGCGACCAGGTTCGTGGCGATCCCGTACAGCCAGGGCCGGGCGTGCGGATGCGCCGGGTCGTAGCGCCGCCGCCGCTGGAAGGCGATCACGAAGGTCTCCGCCATCAGGTCGTCGGCGGTGTCGGTGCCCAGGCGCCGGGCGAGATAGCGGTGGATGTCGTCGGCGTAACGGTCGAAGATCACGGCGAACGCGTCGGGCGTCTCCCAGGACCGTTCGATGACCGAGCCGTCGGAGCCGCCGCTCGCGCCCGTCGCCGGGGCGGCCGGGGCGCCGTTGTCTCGCAGCAGGGTCACGTTCCACCTCTGTGGTTCATGCACGTCCTCGGGATCGCGGTGCGGGATCGTGGTCACCCGCTGTTCGCCGATGCCGGGCAGGAAGTTCCACCCCGGCAAGTGACCTGCCTCACAACGACGATGGCTCGTGTCCCGGGTCGGAAGCCGTGCCCCTGCGGCGGTCCGGCCGCCGCTCCCCGGGGTCAGTCCGTCAGCGCCTCGTGCACCAGCCGGCGCAGGTCCGGGAAGACCTTCAGGGACTTCGGCCGCACCTGGGTCATGAACTGCACGGTGAGGTCATGCGTCGGGTCGACCCAGAAGGCGGTGGTGGCGACTCCCGTCCAGCCGTACGTGCCCCGGCTGGTCGGGGCCAGGGTGCGGGCGGGGTCGGTGACCACGGAGACGTTGAAGCCGAAGCCCAGGCCCTGGTTGGCGCGGCCCTGGTGGACCGGGGCGCCGAAGGAACTCAACTCGGCGTCCCCGGGGAGCTGGTTGCGGGACATCCGGGCCACCGTGGCGGGCGACAGCAGGCGGACGCCGTCCAGTTCGCCGCCCCGGCGCAGCATCTCCATGAACCGGTGGAAGTCCGGCGCGCTGGAGACCAGGCCGCCGCTGCCGGACAGGAACCGCGGCCGGCCGAGCACCGGCAGCCCGGGGACCGGGGTGATGCCGCCGTCCTCCGTCTCGCCGTACAACTCGGCCAGCCGGTGCGCCTGTTCGGGGGCGATGTGGAAGCCGGTGTCGCTCATGCCGAGCGGGCGCAGGATCCGCTCCGTGACGTACGCGTCCAGGGGCCGGCCGGAGACCACCTCGATCAGCCGGCCCAGCACGTTGGAGGCCACCGAGTAGTTCCACCGCGTGCCCGGCTCGAACTGCAGCGGCATCCGCGCGTACACGTCGACGGCCTGCGCGAGGTCCTTGCCCGGCGGCACCGAGTACTCCAGGCCCGCTTCCCGGTAGAGCGCGTCCACGGGGTGCTCGTGGTAGAAGCCGAAGGTCAGACCCGCCGTGTGGGTGAGCAGATGCCGGACGAGGACCGGTCCGCCGGCCGGACGGGTACGGACCCCGGCACTCGAACCGCCCTCGTACACCCGCGGTTCGGCGAAGGCGGGCAGGTGGCGGTCGACCGGGTCGTCCAGCGACAGGCTGCCGTCCTCCACCAGTTGGAGCACCGCGACCGCGGTGACCGGCTTGGTCATCGAGTAAATCCGCCACAGGGTGTCCGTTCCGACCGGCAGCCCGGCGGCGACGTCCCGGTGGCCGTGGACGCTCAGGTGGGCGACCCGGCCGCCGCGTGCCACGGACACCAGGTAGCCGGGCAGCCGGCCCTCCTCGACGTGACGGGCGAAGAACTCGTCGAGCCGGCCCAGGGCCTTCGGGTCGAGCCCCGCCTCGTCCGGGTCGGCTTCCTGCCGCAGCTGTGCCATCGTGCTCCTCCGCATCGCTCCCGCGCGTGCGCTCCGGCCCGCCTGCCGGGACGCACACCCTCATCGTCGCGCAGGAACACCCGAACGGACCCGCCCGTCCGTGATCTCCGTGTCCGGCGCGGCACCGGGCCCGGACAGCGCGCGGGCGGCCGGTACGGCGAGCGCCGCCACGGCCGCGAGCACGAGCAGTGCCGGCCGGGGGCCCGCGCCCATCAGTGCCGTCGCCGCGGCCACACCGAGCACGGGCCCCACGTTGAGCGCGGTCTGCTGCAGACCGCCCGCGACCCCGGCGACCGCCACCCGCGCACCGCGTACGACGACCTCGGTGGCCGCCACCATCACCGTGCCGAACCCGGCACCCAGCAGCGCGAAACCGCCGCCGAGGGCGGCCGTGCCGGTGGCCCCGGACAGGACCAGGATGCCCAGCGCGAGCA
Above is a genomic segment from Streptomyces collinus Tu 365 containing:
- a CDS encoding saccharopine dehydrogenase family protein encodes the protein MTERVPASGTVHWVGAGLSTGSGLADLCERAARVRLWHRTEERAAGALAGMGLTGRAEPRAFTLPALAAALAPGDVVVSMLPAPEHAALLSACVRARAHFACSSYVSPEVLDQVPAARAAGLVVLTEAGLDPGLDHLFAHSLIGRARAEIGPDTPADYRLTSYCGGVPAVPNDFRYRFSWAPLGVLNALRAPARYLEDGAEVTAARPWEATRPLVLAGETFEAYPNRDSVPFVEQYGLPAAWTARTFVRGTLRLDGWRKAWEPVFEELRAGDDERIAALARELAAAHPTTAADRDRVVLSVSLTVEAADRTWSGGYLLDLVGDEEESAMARCVSRPLALGVRHILDGSLPAGLNRAAETAARSALWLAELSDDGTDFDFRRDA
- a CDS encoding CU044_5270 family protein, with the protein product MDELTQVRGWDTGAGGLSDRARAAARARLETAITGESRGRTARAGGPDRRLVLRTALAGAVAAGAGVTVVVTRDGGPHRTTVLHTVSAAEVLRQAADRSRTANSDLPVPRDDQYFYTRTHVVHTYLKDGRTRTWTDESWMSVDGSKPSLRQENGKIHHDPPLGRHEVRWPPTVYSELQRMPTDPDALLDAFRRGMKPSTHTDMFAFDEACMLLMGPRVLPPKLQAAAFEALSKLPHIRLDRYDATVAGRKAVGVSHPRANFTFVFDRRTYDYLGLRTKGSSAKKVHGEWKQVNYYYETTTLEDIQVVDRIGQHH
- a CDS encoding RNA polymerase sigma factor is translated as MTLLRDNGAPAAPATGASGGSDGSVIERSWETPDAFAVIFDRYADDIHRYLARRLGTDTADDLMAETFVIAFQRRRRYDPAHPHARPWLYGIATNLVARHRRDEARRLRALSRVASLASGTEHDGPEDGVAERLSGGSHAALARALAGLPARYRDVLLVTAWGELDYAEAAQALGVPVGTVRSRLHRARTRLRKALAAAGHPTSNAPQKETDRG
- a CDS encoding serine hydrolase domain-containing protein produces the protein MAQLRQEADPDEAGLDPKALGRLDEFFARHVEEGRLPGYLVSVARGGRVAHLSVHGHRDVAAGLPVGTDTLWRIYSMTKPVTAVAVLQLVEDGSLSLDDPVDRHLPAFAEPRVYEGGSSAGVRTRPAGGPVLVRHLLTHTAGLTFGFYHEHPVDALYREAGLEYSVPPGKDLAQAVDVYARMPLQFEPGTRWNYSVASNVLGRLIEVVSGRPLDAYVTERILRPLGMSDTGFHIAPEQAHRLAELYGETEDGGITPVPGLPVLGRPRFLSGSGGLVSSAPDFHRFMEMLRRGGELDGVRLLSPATVARMSRNQLPGDAELSSFGAPVHQGRANQGLGFGFNVSVVTDPARTLAPTSRGTYGWTGVATTAFWVDPTHDLTVQFMTQVRPKSLKVFPDLRRLVHEALTD